One window of the Salvia splendens isolate huo1 chromosome 1, SspV2, whole genome shotgun sequence genome contains the following:
- the LOC121753697 gene encoding purple acid phosphatase 3-like: MLRMDRMMILVIALIHVSNGEFPRFQQPTKADGSLQVLVVGDWGRKGHYNQSQLAHQMGVTTDKMDIDFVISTGDNFYDDGLIDVNDPAFHQSFTHIYTAPSLQKTWYNVLGNHDYRGDALAQLSPILQARDSRWFCMKSFILDADIVEFFFIDTTPFEDKYFTKPKDHVYDWRGVLPREKYLSTLLQDLESTLIESKAKWKIVIGHHTIKSASDHGNTQELVDKVLPILEANGVDLYINGHDHCLQHIASPDSPLQFLTSGGGSKAWRGVYEWPNPNEMKFFYDGQGFMTLDITHHQISLNFYDIFGNILHKWSVTPQPSIISAI, from the exons ATGTTGAGAATGGATAGGATGATGATATTAGTTATAGCTCTAATTCATGTGAGCAATGGAGAGTTTCCACGCTTCCAACAACCTACAAAAGCTGATGGATCCCTTCAAGTGTTGGTGGTGGGAGATTGGGGAAGAAAGGGTCACTACAATCAATCTCAACTTGCTCATCAG ATGGGCGTGACAACGGACAAGATGGATATTGATTTTGTTATTTCAACTGGTGACAATTTTTACGACGACGGATTGATCGACGTCAATGATCCTGCCTTCCACCAATCTTTCACTCATATATACACGGCTCCTTCTTTGCAAAAGACGTGGTACAATG TGTTGGGAAACCATGATTATAGAGGTGACGCCTTGGCACAATTGAGTCCAATCCTTCAAGCAAGAGACAGCAGATGGTTTTGTATGAAATCTTTTATTCTTGACGCAG ATATTGTAGAATTTTTCTTCATAGACACGACGCCGTTTGAAGACAAATACTTCACGAAACCAAAAGATCATGTGTATGATTGGAGAGGTGTTCTTCCTAGAGAGAAATATCTTTCAACCCTCTTACAG GATTTGGAGAGTACACTAATAGAGTCGAAAGCTAAGTGGAAAATAGTGATAGGTCACCACACGATTAAGAGCGCTAGTGATCATGGTAACACTCAAGAGCTTGTCGATAAGGTTCTTCCCATTCTTGAG GCAAATGGAGTTGATCTCTATATAAATGGACATGATCACTGCCTCCAGCATATAGCTAGTCCTGACAG TCCTCTTCAATTTTTGACTAGTGGAGGCGGATCGAAGGCTTGGAGGGGTGTATACGAGTGGCCCAACCCTAACGAGATGAAATTTTTCTATGATGGTCAAGGTTTCATGACTCTCGACATAACTCATCATCAAATAAGTCTCAATTTCTATGATATATTTGGTAACATTTTGCACAAATGGAGTGTCACACCACAACCATCCATCATCTCCGCTATCTAG
- the LOC121753688 gene encoding purple acid phosphatase 4-like, with product MANKNDHQLMKVTLTILVVMLVVDVSKGEFQRFQPSTKADGSITAFVIGDWGRKGEYNQSLLAHQMGITAEKKNIDFIISTGDNFYPGGLRDENDEAFYQSFSDIYTSPALNKMWYTVLGNHDYRGDAMAQLSPTLKARDNRWFCLKSFILNTDIVELFFIDTTPMQDKYFTDPEDQIYDWRGVLPRDKYLSNLLQDLDEALRESRATWKIVVGHHTIKSASIHGNTQELEQKVLPILESNKVDLYINGHDHCMQQISSSNSPLQFITSGAGSKAWRGVYNWPNSKEMQFFYDGQGFISMEINQHQIVLYFYDIFGNVLHNWSASKSMFSTI from the exons ATGGCGAACAAGAATGATCATCAGTTGATGAAAGTGACATTGACAATTCTTGTTGTTATGTTAGTTGTTGATGTGAGCAAAGGTGAGTTTCAACGCTTCCAACCCTCAACCAAAGCCGATGGATCCATCACTGCTTTTGTCATCGGAGATTGGGGGAGAAAAGGCGAATACAATCAGTCACTACTCGCTCATCAG ATGGGTATCACTGCAGAAAAGAAAAACATTGATTTTATCATTTCAACTGGGGACAATTTTTATCCTGGTGGATTAAGAGATGAAAATGATGAAGCCTTTTATCAATCATTTTCTGATATATACACTTCTCCAGCCTTGAACAAGATGTGGTACACTG TGTTGGGGAACCATGACTATAGAGGTGATGCCATGGCTCAATTGAGCCCCACTCTCAAAGCAAGAGACAATAGATGGTTTTGCTTGAAATCTTTTATTCTTAATACAG ATATTGTAGAATTATTCTTCATTGACACAACACCAATGCAAGACAAATATTTTACTGATCCTGAAGATCAGATCTATGACTGGAGAGGAGTCCTTCCTAGAGACAAGTACCTCTCAAATTTATTGCAG GATTTGGATGAGGCACTACGAGAGTCGCGTGCAACATGGAAAATCGTGGTTGGTCACCATACAATAAAAAGCGCTAGTATCCATGGCAACACTCAAGAACTTGAACAAAAGGTTCTTCCAATTCTCGAG TCAAACAAAGTTGATCTTTACATAAACGGACACGACCATTGCATGCAGCAAATTTCTAGTTCCAACAg CCCTCTTCAATTTATAACAAGTGGGGCAGGGTCGAAGGCGTGGAGGGGTGTGTATAATTGGCCCAACTCTAAGGAGATGCAATTTTTTTATGATGGACAAGGTTTCATAAGCATGGAAATTAATCAACATCAAATTGTTTTATATTTCTATGATATTTTTGGCAATGTATTGCACAATTGGAGTGCATCAAAATCAATGTTCTCTACCATTTAG
- the LOC121753704 gene encoding pentatricopeptide repeat-containing protein At4g16835, mitochondrial-like isoform X2 codes for MKMKNTISWNSILAGFSSKPGKLREARQLFDEIAEPDNISYNLMLACYFRNGDVEAAKEFFRKIPVKDTASWNTMISGLSWNRMMDEAREFFVAMPRRNAVTWNVIISGYVESGNLESALELFAEAPMNGVVVRTSIITGYMRSGKVESAEKMFHEMMERNLVTWNAMISGYVENGRGEDALKLFKKMMELEIQGNPSSMSSVLLACSNLSMLKLGKQIHQLVFKSPICFDTKVGTSLVSMYCKCGVLEDGYKIFMEMRLKDVVTWNAMISGYAQHGVTLKALDLFNEMRNQGMKPNSNTFIGVLSACNHAGLVELGIHYFEKMQKDYGIEVKSEHYTSMIDLLGRAGKLTGALDLIKRMPFEPHSAMYGSLLGACRIYKNLEIAEFAATKLLNLEPSNPFAYVQLANVCAAKKEWDSARRVRRAMKDIRAIKTPGYSWIEINSVIHEFRSGDRLHPELKNIHRKLNELEKKMKLAGYVPDLQSVLHDVTEDEKERLLLLHSEKLAIALGIISLPLSEPIRVFKNLRVCDDCHLATKCISAIEDREIIVRDTTRFHHFKNGKCSCGDYW; via the coding sequence ATGAAGATGAAGAATACGATCTCTTGGAACTCAATTCTAGCTGGGTTTTCGAGCAAGCCCGGGAAATTGAGAGAAGCCCGCCAACTGTTCGACGAAATTGCTGAACCAGACAATATTTCGTACAACCTCATGTTGGCTTGTTATTTCCGAAATGGTGATGTGGAAGCTGCCAAGGAATTCTTCAGAAAGATCCCAGTTAAGGATACTGCTTCGTGGAATACTATGATTTCGGGGCTTTCGTGGAACAGGATGATGGATGAGGCTCGGGAGTTTTTTGTTGCAATGCCAAGAAGGAATGCTGTCACATGGAATGTGATCATATCGGGATATGTTGAGAGTGGGAATCTAGAGTCGGCATTGGAGTTATTCGCGGAAGCTCCTATGAATGGCGTGGTTGTGAGGACGAGTATAATAACTGGATACATGAGGAGCGGGAAGGTTGAATCGGCTGAAAAGATGTTCCACGAGATGATGGAGAGGAATTTGGTGACATGGAATGCGATGATTTCAGGCTATGTCGAGAATGGTAGAGGGGAGGATGCTTTGAAGCTTTTCAAGAAAATGATGGAATTGGAGATTCAAGGCAATCCATCAAGCATGAGTAGTGTCCTTTTAGCTTGTAGTAATTTGTCCATGTTGAAATTGGGGAAACAAATCCATCAGCTTGTTTTCAAGTCCCCTATCTGTTTCGACACGAAAGTGGGGACTTCCTTAGTCAGCATGTATTGCAAGTGTGGGGTTCTTGAAGATGGATATAAAATCTTCATGGAGATGCGGCTTAAAGATGTGGTTACATGGAATGCAATGATCTCAGGCTATGCCCAACACGGGGTCACCCTCAAAGCTCTCGATCTATTTAATGAGATGAGAAACCAAGGAATGAAGCCAAATTCAAATACCTTTATTGGAGTTTTATCTGCCTGTAACCATGCAGGATTAGTTGAACTAGGTAttcattattttgaaaaaatgcaGAAGGATTATGGaattgaagtaaaatcggaGCATTACACGAGTATGATAGATCTTCTTGGTCGAGCTGGTAAGCTTACCGGTGCTCTGGATTTGATCAAAAGAATGCCTTTTGAGCCTCATTCTGCCATGTATGGATCCCTTCTAGGTGCTTGTAGGATTTATAAAAACTTAGAAATTGCTGAGTTTGCTGCCACAAAATTGCTTAATCTCGAACCTAGTAATCCATTTGCATATGTGCAACTTGCAAATGTGTGTGCTGCGAAGAAGGAATGGGACAGTGCTCGTAGAGTTAGAAGAGCAATGAAGGACATCAGAGCCATTAAAACACCTGGATATAGCTGGATTGAGATCAACAGTGTGATTCACGAATTTAGATCAGGAGATAGGCTTCATCCTGAACTGAAAAACATACACAGAAAACTTAACGAGCTCGAGAAGAAAATGAAGCTGGCAGGATATGTGCCTGATCTTCAATCTGTCTTGCACGATGTCACAGAGGATGAAAAGGAGCGGCTACTTCTTCTGCATAGCGAGAAACTGGCCATAGCCTTGGGGATTATAAGCCTGCCACTGAGTGAGCCTATTAGGGTCTTCAAGAACTTGAGAGTTTGTGATGACTGCCATTTAGCAACGAAATGTATTTCAGCAATAGAAGATAGAGAGATAATAGTTAGAGATACAACGCGGTTTCACCattttaaaaatggaaagtgctCTTGTGGAGACTACTGGTAA
- the LOC121753704 gene encoding pentatricopeptide repeat-containing protein At4g16835, mitochondrial-like isoform X1 produces MHHLLQLKTSKRIVQISFSLIPVCSQISKHVYCSLSAPAIQPLTIHPSQFHTNLPEINRYIVSSNKKITSYIRCGDLNSALLVFQTMKMKNTISWNSILAGFSSKPGKLREARQLFDEIAEPDNISYNLMLACYFRNGDVEAAKEFFRKIPVKDTASWNTMISGLSWNRMMDEAREFFVAMPRRNAVTWNVIISGYVESGNLESALELFAEAPMNGVVVRTSIITGYMRSGKVESAEKMFHEMMERNLVTWNAMISGYVENGRGEDALKLFKKMMELEIQGNPSSMSSVLLACSNLSMLKLGKQIHQLVFKSPICFDTKVGTSLVSMYCKCGVLEDGYKIFMEMRLKDVVTWNAMISGYAQHGVTLKALDLFNEMRNQGMKPNSNTFIGVLSACNHAGLVELGIHYFEKMQKDYGIEVKSEHYTSMIDLLGRAGKLTGALDLIKRMPFEPHSAMYGSLLGACRIYKNLEIAEFAATKLLNLEPSNPFAYVQLANVCAAKKEWDSARRVRRAMKDIRAIKTPGYSWIEINSVIHEFRSGDRLHPELKNIHRKLNELEKKMKLAGYVPDLQSVLHDVTEDEKERLLLLHSEKLAIALGIISLPLSEPIRVFKNLRVCDDCHLATKCISAIEDREIIVRDTTRFHHFKNGKCSCGDYW; encoded by the coding sequence ATGCATCACCTTCTTCAGCTAAAAACTAGTAAAAGGATTGTTCAAATATCCTTTTCCTTGATCCCTGTTTGCTCACAAATATCTAAACATGTCTACTGCAGCCTCTCTGCTCCAGCAATTCAACCCCTGACAATACATCCTTCACAATTCCACACCAATCTGCCTGAAATCAACCGCTATATTGTCTCCTCCAACAAAAAGATTACCTCCTACATCCGCTGCGGGGACCTAAATTCTGCTCTGCTAGTTTTTCAGACTATGAAGATGAAGAATACGATCTCTTGGAACTCAATTCTAGCTGGGTTTTCGAGCAAGCCCGGGAAATTGAGAGAAGCCCGCCAACTGTTCGACGAAATTGCTGAACCAGACAATATTTCGTACAACCTCATGTTGGCTTGTTATTTCCGAAATGGTGATGTGGAAGCTGCCAAGGAATTCTTCAGAAAGATCCCAGTTAAGGATACTGCTTCGTGGAATACTATGATTTCGGGGCTTTCGTGGAACAGGATGATGGATGAGGCTCGGGAGTTTTTTGTTGCAATGCCAAGAAGGAATGCTGTCACATGGAATGTGATCATATCGGGATATGTTGAGAGTGGGAATCTAGAGTCGGCATTGGAGTTATTCGCGGAAGCTCCTATGAATGGCGTGGTTGTGAGGACGAGTATAATAACTGGATACATGAGGAGCGGGAAGGTTGAATCGGCTGAAAAGATGTTCCACGAGATGATGGAGAGGAATTTGGTGACATGGAATGCGATGATTTCAGGCTATGTCGAGAATGGTAGAGGGGAGGATGCTTTGAAGCTTTTCAAGAAAATGATGGAATTGGAGATTCAAGGCAATCCATCAAGCATGAGTAGTGTCCTTTTAGCTTGTAGTAATTTGTCCATGTTGAAATTGGGGAAACAAATCCATCAGCTTGTTTTCAAGTCCCCTATCTGTTTCGACACGAAAGTGGGGACTTCCTTAGTCAGCATGTATTGCAAGTGTGGGGTTCTTGAAGATGGATATAAAATCTTCATGGAGATGCGGCTTAAAGATGTGGTTACATGGAATGCAATGATCTCAGGCTATGCCCAACACGGGGTCACCCTCAAAGCTCTCGATCTATTTAATGAGATGAGAAACCAAGGAATGAAGCCAAATTCAAATACCTTTATTGGAGTTTTATCTGCCTGTAACCATGCAGGATTAGTTGAACTAGGTAttcattattttgaaaaaatgcaGAAGGATTATGGaattgaagtaaaatcggaGCATTACACGAGTATGATAGATCTTCTTGGTCGAGCTGGTAAGCTTACCGGTGCTCTGGATTTGATCAAAAGAATGCCTTTTGAGCCTCATTCTGCCATGTATGGATCCCTTCTAGGTGCTTGTAGGATTTATAAAAACTTAGAAATTGCTGAGTTTGCTGCCACAAAATTGCTTAATCTCGAACCTAGTAATCCATTTGCATATGTGCAACTTGCAAATGTGTGTGCTGCGAAGAAGGAATGGGACAGTGCTCGTAGAGTTAGAAGAGCAATGAAGGACATCAGAGCCATTAAAACACCTGGATATAGCTGGATTGAGATCAACAGTGTGATTCACGAATTTAGATCAGGAGATAGGCTTCATCCTGAACTGAAAAACATACACAGAAAACTTAACGAGCTCGAGAAGAAAATGAAGCTGGCAGGATATGTGCCTGATCTTCAATCTGTCTTGCACGATGTCACAGAGGATGAAAAGGAGCGGCTACTTCTTCTGCATAGCGAGAAACTGGCCATAGCCTTGGGGATTATAAGCCTGCCACTGAGTGAGCCTATTAGGGTCTTCAAGAACTTGAGAGTTTGTGATGACTGCCATTTAGCAACGAAATGTATTTCAGCAATAGAAGATAGAGAGATAATAGTTAGAGATACAACGCGGTTTCACCattttaaaaatggaaagtgctCTTGTGGAGACTACTGGTAA
- the LOC121753733 gene encoding ubiquitin carboxyl-terminal hydrolase 3-like: protein MATIPSSKRWLPLEANPDVMNQFIWGLGVSSEEAECFDVYGLDEELLAMVPQPVLAVLFLPITPKSEEERIQQDSSTKESSGGPYFMKQTVGNACGTVGLLHAVGNVTSEIKLVEGSYLDKFFKDTANMDASQRNGRCSCSCSNCW from the exons ATGGCGACAATCCCTTCTTCGAAGAGATGGCTTCCTCTTGAAGCAAACCCTGATGTTATGAACCAG TTTATTTGGGGACTTGGTGTTTCCTCAGAAGAGGCAGAGTGCTTTGATGTTTATGGACTTGATGAAGAGCTCTTGGCAATGGTTCCACAGCCGGTGCTCGCTGTGTTGTTTCTCCCCATAACTCCGAAG AGTGAGGAAGAGAGGATTCAACAAGATAGTTCGACAAAG GAATCTAGTGGAGGACCTTACTTCATGAAGCAAACTGTGGGAAATGCCTGTGGAACTGTTGGACTTCTTCATGCTGTTGGTAATGTAACTTCTGAGATCAAACTTG TCGAGGGGTCTTACCTGGACAAATTCTTCAAGGACACTGCAAATATGGATGCGTCACAG AGAAATGGAAGATGCTCATGCAGTTGCAGCAACTGCTGGTGA